The DNA window ggggacatcagggacactgtggggacattggggacactggggacatcagggacactgtggggacatcagggacattggggacaatgtggggacattggggacactggagacatcagggacattggggacacttggggacactgtggggacattggggacatcagggacactgtggggacatcggggacactgtggggacatcggggacactggggacagcagggacactgtggggacattggggacagcagggacactgtggggacactgtgggaaCATTGAGGACATCAagggacattgtggggacatcaggggacactgtggggacattggggacactgtggggacatcggggacatcagggacactgtagggacatcagggacatcggggacacttggggacatcagTGACACTTGGGGGTGGCACcacaggggaggtgacaccttggggacactttggggacacttggggacctCACCTTGTGCCTTGAAGGCGCCGtagggacacttggggacacttgggagtggcagcacaggggaggtgacactcaggggacactcagggacacttgggggtggcagagggggggaggtgacaccttggggacacttggggacacttgggggtGGCACcacaggggaggtgacactttggggacacttggggacctCACCTTGAGCCTTGAAGGCGCCGTGCTGCTGCCGGAACACCTggggtggcacttggggacacttggggacattgaggggacactcagggacacttgGGCTGGCACCAGTggggaggtgacactcaggggacactcagggacagcagaggggggaggtgacaccttggggacacttggggacattaCCTTGAGCCTTGAAGGCGCCGTGCTGCTGCCGGAACACCTGGCCGGGGGCGcggccctggagcagcctcaggTACCcccctggccctggccctggccctgtccctgtcattgtcacctgtcctggccctgccattgtcacctgtgctggccctgtcccctgtgctggccctgtccctgtcccctgtgctggccctgtcccctcctgcagctctggtggCTCGGTGTCGCGCTGCCACACGGTCACCACAatctggggacacacagaggtgGCCTCCAGGTCACCCCAGGTGGCCCcaaaagtgtccccaaggtcccctCCCCTTCCATCCcccctcatccccatccccagtgtccccaaagtaTCACCAAAGTGTcaccaaagtgtccccaaaatcccgccCCACCCcgttcccaatgtccccaaaagtgtccccaatgtccccacccattcccagtgaccccagagtgtccccagagtgtccccagctgtccccaaatgtccccaaggtgtccaGAGGtatccccagggtgtccctagagtgtccccaggatgtccccagagtCCCCAAAGTgacccaaatgtccccaaaccttccccaaatgtccccagttgtccccagattgtccccaaagtgtccccaggtgtccccaggctgtccccaggcatccccaggtgtccccagatgtccccagctGACCCCAAATTATCCCACAATGTCCCCAGATTGTCCCTAGgttgtccccaggtgtccccaactgtccccagATTGTCCCCAGGTGTCCACAAAGCATCCCAAAagtccccaggtgtccccaaaagGTCCCCAAAGTctcccaaatgtccccaaagcatccaaaatgtccccaaattgtccccaggtgtccccaaattgtccccaGGTTTTCCCCAGGTtgtccccaactgtccccagattgaccccaggtgtgcccaaaTGTCCCCAACTTTCCCCAGAttgtcccaaatgtccccaactgtccccaaactgtccccaaattgtcccccagccatccccaggtgtccccaaagtgtccccaggtgtccccaaatgtccccaggtgtccccaaattATCCCACAATGTCCCCAGATTGTCCCCAAAAtgttcccaggtgtccccagattgtccccaggtgtccccaaatgtcccaactgtccccaaattgtccccaGATTGTCCTCAACTGTCCGaaaatgtccccaggtgtcccccaaatgtccccaactgtccccaaattgtccccagattgtccccaactgtccccaagtgtccccaccTTGGCCTTGGCGGTGCCGGGCGGGAGCCGATCCAGGGCCACGGTGAGAGGGAAAATCACCTCGTCCTGGGACACGATGGGGTCATCCACTGGGAGCtgattggggaaaaaacaacagaaattgggaaaaaagcatcagaaatgggaaaaaatgggattaaaaatggagaaaatgggaaaaaatgggaaaaaaatgggaaaaaaacgggACAAAAATGGTTCTGGGACACGATGGGGTCatccacagggagctgggatggggaaaatggagaaaatgggacagaaataatgagaaatgggaagaaatgggacaaaaatgagaaaaatggggaaaaagcaggaaaaatggggaaaaaaacagggaaaaatgggggtaaaatgggaaaaatgaggaaaaatgggaaaaccaaggaaaaaccaaagaaaaatgggaaaaaaccaggtaaaatggggaaaaaaacaggaaaaatggggaataatgggaaaaaccaaagaaaaattggaaaaaaaccaggaaaaaccaaagaaaaatggggaaaaaccaggaaaaatggggcaaaaaccaggaaaaatggggaataatgggaaaaaccaaagaaaaattggaaaaaaaccaggaaaaaccaaagaaaaatggggaaaaaccaggaaaaatggggaaaaaaccaggaaaaatggggaaaaaaaccaggaaaatgggaaaaaccaggaaaaaatggggaaaaccaggaaaaaatccaggaaaaaccaggaaaaaaaaatccaggacaaatccatgaaaaaaacccataaaaaacccaggaaaaaaatcttagacaaaaaccagggaaaactactaaaaaaccaccaaaaagtgaggaaaaaaccgaggaaaaataggaataaaaacagcaaaaaatgagggaaaaaaaccgcaaaaaatgaggaaaaaaccaggaaaaatgggaaaaaaaccagaaaaaaccaggaaaaacccagaaaaatcccataaatccacaaccctcccaccccaaaattcagattttccccCATCTCACCCCGGCAGGGCCCGGCGCGCCGCGGGAATGCGTCAGCAGCGCTCGGCACTCGCGGAACAGCGGCGGCTCCTCCGAATTCCCCGAAGAATTCCCGGGGTTTTCCTGCTCCTCCCGCGCCCTCCCGGCGCTGTCCCCGCTCGTCACCGTGGCCAGGGCGGACAGGGACGAGGCCAGCTGCATCCAGGGCGTTTTCACAGCAGAATTCCCAACATTTTTGTCGGAATTCCCAAGATTTCTGTCCGAATTCCCGGCATTTCTGTCCGAATTCCCAAGATTTCTGTCCGAATTCCCAAGATTTTTGTCCAAATTCTCAGCATTTCTGTCGGAATTCCCAAGACTTCTGTCCAAATTGAGGGGATTTTTGTCCAAATTCCCAAGATTTTTGTCCAAGTTCAGGGAATTTTTGTCCAAATTCTCAGCATTTCTGTCGGAATTCGCGGCATTTCTGTCGGAATTCCCAGCATTCCTTTCTGCATTCCCAGCATTCCTGTCTGCAATCCCAGCATTCCTGTCAGAACTCCCAGCATTCCTCTCTGCATTCCCAGCATTCCTCTCTGCATTCCCAAGATTCCTTGCAGAGTTCCCAGCATTCCTTTCTGCATTCCCAGCATTCCTTTCTGCATTCCCAGAATTCCtctcagaattcccagaattcctgtCGGAACTCCCAGAATTCCTGTCTGCATTCCCAGCATTCCTGTCAGAACTCCCAGAATTCCTGTCAGAACTCCCAGAATTCCTGTCGGAACTCCCAGAATTCCTGTCAGAATTCCCGGGATTTTTGCGCAGCACCAGCAGGAAGCGCACGGTCTCGCCCAGGTACAGGTGGTTGCGGCGGGGCAGGGATCGATACCCCGAGGATTCCCCGGCCAGGAACTCGCGGGGAGGGAAGGGAACGGCCGGGAAGTACATGGAGTAATCGCACTGCGATTCCATgggggaaaattccagaaaattcgggaaaaaattggggaaaatttgaggaaaattcagggaaaaatcaggaaaaattcaggaaaagtttcagagaaattcagggaaagttcggcaaaaatttgggaaaagtttgggaaaagTTTGGCAAAAATTTGGGGACAGTTCAGGgaaagtttggggaaaaattgggaaaagtttgggaaaaattcagggaaagtttagggaaagttcaggaaaagtttgggaaaaatttgtggaaaatttggggaaaattcagagaaagtttgggaaaagtttgggaaagtttgggaaaaaatcagggaaagtttggagaaaatttggggaagttcaggaaaagtttgggaaaaattcaggaaaagtttgggaaaagtttgggaaaaattcaggaaaagtCTGGGAaaagtttggggaaaattcagggaaagtttgggaaaagtttggggaaaattcagggaaagtttggggaaaattcaggtaaaatctgggaaaaaattgggaaaaatctgggaaaagtttgggaaaaatttggggacagTTCAGggaaagtttgggaaaaaaatcaggaaaaacttaggagaaatttggggaaaatttgggaaaagtttgggaaagtttggggaaaatttgggaaaaattcaggagaagcttgggaaaaaaatcaggaaaaatcgggaaaagtttgggaaaaactcaggaaaaataGGAGTtaaaaacttgggaaaaatgaagaaaaaatggggaaaaaagggaaaattgggtaagaaatgggggaaaaaaatgaggaaaaaatgggaaagaaaaatgggaaaaacaggaaggaaaatggggaaaatatctGGGAATTGAGGGGTTCAATCCTGAAGGAAtttcgggaattttggggggctAAATCCAGGGAATAttcgggaattttggggttaaatccCGAAAAAAAATccgggatttggggggaattttggggttaaatccCGAGGGAATTTCgggattttgaggggaattttgggattaaaTCCCAGgagaattctgggattttgggggaattttggggttaaataTGGAGGGAATATCGGAaattttgggcagattttggggttaaatcccgagggaattttgggattttgggggaattctgggggtATATCCCGAGAAAAatccgggattttggggttaaatccCGAGAGaatttcgggattttgggggaaattttgggtttaaatcCCAGgagaattctgggattttaggggaattttggggttaaatccCGAGGGAACATcggaaattttgggggaatatTGGGGTTAAATCCCGAGGAAATTCCGGGAATACCGGGAGGATAACGGGGgtgaaatccccaaaattttggggattcaATCGCAGGAAAATTCCGGGAATACCGGGAGGATAacggggggtcccggggggatctgggggtaccgggggggggggtcccgggccTGGTCTGAGGTTACCgggagggtcctgaggggtccCGGGAGGGTCGTGAGGGGTCTCAGCTCCGGCCGGAGGTTACCGagagggtcctgaggggtccCGGGCCTGCTCCGGGGGTACCGGGAGGGTCCTGAGGGATCCCGGGCCTGGTCTGGGGATACCgggagggtcctgaggggtccCGGGCCTGCTCCGGGTGTATCGGagagggtcctgaggggtccCAGCTCCGGTCGGGGGTTACCGGGGGGGATCGTGAAGGATCCCGGGGTCAccggggaggggtcccggggagTCTTGGGGGagtcccgggggggtcccggggctaccggggggggggggtcccggctcCGGTCCGGGCCCGTTCGGCGCTTCCGGGTGCGGCCTGGTGACTGCGCATGCGCAGGGAGTCAGAGGTGGGACCATCGCGCCGGCGCCCCGCCCTTTTTTACCTCTGGACCAATCAAATTTCAACAAAGCTTAGAACTATGATCGACAGcacgatgaaccaatcagaggCTTTAGAGAAATGATTGACATCCGGCAGAGCCAATCAGAGCACGTGTATTGGTTTATATATAGCTATATACAACGTAAAGCAGCGATTCCACAgcaagaattcccaaaatttctcgAAATTCCCGCCGggatttaagggaaaaaaataaaaaaaatattaaaataaagggGTCGTACCTATCCTGgagaggggaaactgaggcacggagtGGTTCCATtaaaaacattcccaaaattcctggaattctgggggtTGTACCGTGATTTTGGGGGGTAAACTGAGGGAACAGGGAGGATTCCTGAGgagaaaattcctaaaattcttggaattttggggtggttcgTACCTTTCAGAGGTAAACTGAGGCACTGGAGTGATTCCACaggaaaattccccaaaattcctggaattttgaGGGTTCTACCATGATTTTgtgggggaaactgaggcacaggaaggaTTCCTGAtgagaaaaattcccaaattcctggaattttgggaggggTTTTTGTACTTTCCAGAGGTAAACTGAGGCACTGGAGTAATTCCACaggaaaattccccaaaattcctggaattctggggatACTATCCCAATTATTGGGAGAATAAAAGGATTGGATCCATAcgaaaattccccaaaattcctggaattctggggttcttttcccaattttttggggtATAAAAGGATCAAATCCAAgggaaaattccccaaattcctggaattttgggggaaaattcctgcaattcccaggatttttgaCAAATCAAGGCACAAGATCAGTCCACAGGAGAATTCTCCAAATTCCCGGAATTCTGGGGATCCTGttccaattttttgggggggattaaAAGATTGAATCCACAGGAAAACTCCCCAAATTCTTGGAATTTAGACAATTGTGAGATACTGAGGCACTGGAGTGATTCCACaggaaaattccccaaattcctggaattctgagACTCTTATCCCAATTTTTCGGGGGGACAAAAGGATtgaatccatggaaaaattccccaaattctggggaTCCTGTTCCAATTTTTTGTGGGGATAAAAGGAttaaatccatggaaaatttcacaaattcctggaattctgggagtcctatcccaattttttgggggacAAAAGGATtgaatccatggaaaaattccccaaagtCTAGGGCTCTTATCCCAATTTTTCAGGGGGACAAAAGGACTGAATCCAgagaaaaattccccaaattcctagAATTCTGGGGCTCTTATCCCAATTTTCTGAGGGGATAAAAGGATCGAATCCAAAGAAAAATTCCTcaaatccctggaattctggggctcttatcccaattttggggggaCAATAGGATTGAATCCATaggaaaatcccccaaattctggggctcttatcccaattttttggggtACAAAAGGataaaatccatggaaaaattccccaaattctggggCTCTTATCCCAATTTTTCAGGGGGACAAAAGGATtgaatccatggaaaaatcccccaaatccctggaattctggggctctcatcccaattttttgggggacAAAATGATTGAATCCAaggaaaaattccccaaattccccaaattctggggaTCCTGTTCCAATTTTTTGTGGGGATAAAAGGAtcaaatccatggaaaatttcacaaattcctggaattctgggagtCCTATCCCAATTTTTTGTGGGGGGACAAAAGGAtcaaatccaggaaaaaattcctggaattctggggctcttatcccaattttttggggtACAAAAGGaccaaatccatggaaaaattccccaaattctggggctcttatcctaattttttttggggggtacAAAAGGATCAAATCCACggaaaaattccccaaatcccccggaattttccagctctcctcCAACAAAAAACCGAAGCCAGGGGACGctcccacccccaaaatcctcaattCCCAACAGAatttcttggggattttttcctttttttcccctcaaactgggaattccacaaaaaatttgggaatttcacCCGGCGGTGCCGTTCTGAGCCCCGAACTGGCGCCGCTCCAGCAGATCCTTGTAGGGCAGCTCCGGCATCGCCAAACGCCCGCAGAGCTCGCGCTCCTCCTCTCCCAACCCTTCCTTGAGCGcgaatcccaaaattttccctcCTCCAGGAGGTTGGAACGGCCTCAAATTCCCATCGGGAATGGCTTGAGCTGGGACTGGACCCCCTCCCCTCAAACATTTCCCCGCCAGGAACCGCCGGCGCCGCCGGATCTCGGCGACCTCGCGGCTCAAGCGCTCCAAACCGAACTCCTCGGCCTGGCGCCAGAAGGTGCGGTTGAAATGGGAATAAAGAGCCCAATCCAAGGAATTCCAAGCGCGGAGACGTTGGATCTGAGCGGGGGAAACCTGGTGGGAACCGCGGGAGTTGTGAGGGAATAAATCCACGGAGTCGCGGGGCCAGCACAGGCGGTGCCGCAGCAGCACCAAGGATTCGTCGAAGCTCTcggccagcagcaccagcgGGAAAACGCGCTCCAGGCGCGCCAAAATTTTCGGGATTTCCTCGGGATTTGTCGGCTCGGGAAGCCCAAAATCAAACCACTGCAGGTTCCGGGCGTAGTGGTTCCCGCGGATTCCGGGGCGGAAAAATCTGGAAGGGGAAGCCAGGAAGGCGTCCAGGGAGGGGGAGTTGCGGAaagcgggagcggcggcgcggAAATAGGAGAAGGCGGATTCGCCCAAAGTGCCGGGGTCGCGCACGATGGAGAAGTAGAAGCTGTCGTTGGGCATCACTCGTTGGACCTGGGGGGGGAGAAGGAGTTGtaggagatttttgggaattttttggggttttttggatttttttaaggtttttttctgttttttttcagattttttgggatttttttggggtttttttggattttttaaaggtttttttctggtttttttcagattttttgggattattttaaaatttttttttaggatttttccctgggtttttttaagatttttttggaatttttttccttttctttaggattttttccagGATGTCGAAGTGCGCCCCGGGTCGGAACCCACAGACTCCaaaccctccaaaaatccccaaaacccccataaaactacaaaaaatcctcaaaaaatcacaaaaaaagcatctaaaaatcaccaaaaagtcctcaaaataatccccaaaatccccccaaaaatgctccaaaaaatcctaaaaaaaatccccaaaaatcctgaaaaaaaacccaaaaaagtcccaaaaaaatctcccaaatcccccaaaatttaaCTTTcctaaaatcctgatttttcacCCCGTTCTCACCTCGGCCAGGTGGAAGCGCATGTGGTGGCACAGGATGTCGAAGCGCGCCCCGGGCCCGAAGCcgcagaccccaaacccccaaaaatcccaaaaaacccaaaaaaaatccacccaaaaataccaaaaaatcctcaaaaaatatcccaaaaaatccctcaaaaatcctcaaaaaaatcccaagaaatcctcaaaaagtccccaaaaaacccaaaaaaatccctcaaaaaaatgcctccaaaatcctcaaaaaatcccaaaaaatcctcaaaaaaatcccaaaaaatcaccaaaaatcctcaaaaaaatccccaaaatccccccaaattcatctaaaaatcccaaaaaaatcctcaaaaaaatcccaaaaaatcaccaaaaatcctcaaaaaaatccccaaaatccccccaaattcatctaaaaatcccaaaaaaatcctcaaaaaaatcccaaaaaatcaccaaaaatcctcaaagaaTCATCTAAAAATCgccaaaaatcctccaaaaaatccccaaattcccccaaaaatcctttaaaaataatctaaaaaatcaccaaaaaaatcctcaaaaaaatcccaaaaatcccccaaaaatcctcaaaaaatcaccaaaaaattactcaaaaatcgccaaaaaatcctaaaaaaaatcaccaggaaaattccccaaaatgccaaaaaaatcaccaaaaaaatcttcaaaaattccccaaaaatcttcaaaaattctcaaaaaatcctcaaaaaattctccaaaatatGATAAAGAAATGATtaaaaaatcccgaaaaatcactcaaaattaaaaaaaaaatccccaaaaaatcccaaaaattcctgaaaaaaatcccagaaaacccccaaatcccccaaaattcaattttcccaaaatcctgatttttctcACCTCGGCCAGGTGGAAGCGCATGTGGTGGCACAGGATGTCGAAGCGCGCCCCGGGCCCGAAGCCGCGCACGCGCTCGGCCCGGAACGGCGCCGGGTACCCGAACTGGTACCGGTGCGGGAGGGCGAAGCGCAGCCGTCGCGACTCCCCGTATCGCGACAGGAGGTTCACCAGGCTGCTGCCGCCCGTCTTGTGCGTCTTCAGGAACACCacgtgggagcggggccggcacGGCGGGGCcgaggtggggctggggagggacagactGAGCGTCGCGATAGGAGCCAGCCGGGGCGTGTTTGTATCGCGATATTGCACACAATCCTACTGAAATCCCGGTGTTTGGCCTCTGTATCGCGATATTTGCGCCCAATCCCATCGAAATCCGGGGTGTTTCACCCCTGTATCGCGATATTTGCACCCTAAATCACACCTCAATCCGGGTGTTTTGCCTCTTTATCGCGATATTTGCATCCAAATCCCATTGAAATCCCGATGTTTCGCCTCTGTGTCGCAATATTTGTACCCTAAATCCCCGTGTTTCACCTCTGTATCGTGATATTTGCACCTAAATCCTCATGTTTTCCCTCTGTATCACGATATTTGCACCCAAATCCAGCCAAATCCCGGTGTTTGGCCTTTGTGTCGCGATATttgcaccccaaatcccagtgtttCGCCTCTGTATCGTGATACTCGCACCTAAATCCTCATGTTTCGCCTCTATATCGTGATATTTGCACTGAATCCCACTGAAATCCTGATGTTACACCTTTGTATCGCGATATTTGCACCCAATCCCACCCAAATCCCGGTGTTTCGCCCCTGTATCACGATATTTCCACCCTAAATCACACCTCAATCCGGGTGTTTTGCCTCTGTATCGCGATATTTGCATCCAAATCCCATTGAATTCCCGGTGTTTGGCCTTTTTATCGCGATATTTGCACCCTAAATCCCTGTGTTTTATCCCTGTATTGTGATATTTCCCCTTTAAATCCTTATACTTTCTCTCTATATCGCGATAGTTGCACCCAATCCCACCCAAATCCTGGTGTTTCGCCTTTTTATCGCGATATTTGCACCCTAAATCCCAGTGTTTCGCCTCTGTATTGCGGTATTTCCCCTTTAAATTCTGATAATTCCTCTCTGTATCGCGATAGTTGCACCCAATCCCACCCAAATCCCGGTGTTTCCCCTCTGTATCGCGATATTTGCACCCTAAATCACACCTAAATCCGGGTGTTTCGCCTCTGTATCGCAATATTTGCATCCAAATCCTCATGTTTCACCTTTGTATTGCGATATTTGCACCCTAAATCCCAGTGTTTTGCCTCTGTATCGCGATATTTCCTCTTTAAATCCTGATATTTCCTCTCTGTATCGCGATAGTTGCACCCCAATTCTCATGTTTCACCTTTGTTATCACGATAGCTGCACCCAATCCCACCCAAGTCCCggtgttttgcctttttatcGCGACATTTGCACCCTAAATCCCGGTGTTTCGCCTTTGTATCACGATAGTTGCACCCAAATCCTCATGTTTCACCTCTGTATCACGATATTTCCACCCTAAATCACACCTCAATCCGggtgttttgcctttttatcGCGATATTTGCACCCTAAATCCCGGTGTTTCACCTCTGTATCGCGATATTTGCACCCTAAATCCCGGTGTTTTATCTCTGTATTGGGATATTTCCCCTTTAAATCCTTATACTTTCTCTCTATATCGCGATAGTTGCACCCAATCCCACTAAAATCCCGGTGTTTCACCTTTGTATCGCGATGTTTGCACCCTAAATCCCCGTGTTTCGCCTCTGTATTGCGGTATTTCCCCCTTAAATTCTGATATTTCCTCTCTGTATCGCGATAGTTGCACCCCAATCCTCATGTTTCACCTTTGTTATCACGACAGCTGCACCCAATCCCACCCAAGTCCCggtgttttgcctttttatcGCGATATTTGCACCTAAATCCTCATGTTTTGCCTCTGTATCACGATATTTCCACCCTAAATCACACCTCAATCCGggtgttttgcctttttatcGCGATATTTGCACCCTAAATCCCGTGTTTCACCTCTATATCGTGATATTTGCATCCAAATCCCATTGAATTCCCGGTGTTTTGCCTCTGTATCGCGATATTTCCCCCTTAAATCTTGATATTTCCTCTCTGTATCGCAATAGTTGCACCCCAATCCTCATGT is part of the Catharus ustulatus isolate bCatUst1 chromosome 37, bCatUst1.pri.v2, whole genome shotgun sequence genome and encodes:
- the LOC117009886 gene encoding galactose-3-O-sulfotransferase 4-like, translated to MKLPLPPPGCRRLSPLGVALGVFVTLGFTLGLLGGPFRRSPTSAPPCRPRSHVVFLKTHKTGGSSLVNLLSRYGESRRLRFALPHRYQFGYPAPFRAERVRGFGPGARFDILCHHMRFHLAEVQRVMPNDSFYFSIVRDPGTLGESAFSYFRAAAPAFRNSPSLDAFLASPSRFFRPGIRGNHYARNLQWFDFGLPEPTNPEEIPKILARLERVFPLVLLAESFDESLVLLRHRLCWPRDSVDLFPHNSRGSHQVSPAQIQRLRAWNSLDWALYSHFNRTFWRQAEEFGLERLSREVAEIRRRRRFLAGKCLRGGGPVPAQAIPDGNLRPFQPPGGGKILGFALKEGLGEEERELCGRLAMPELPYKDLLERRQFGAQNGTAG